In one window of Candidatus Scalindua sp. DNA:
- a CDS encoding class I SAM-dependent methyltransferase — translation MLQKMSTENTVSSLGETSGMYLRIKNKYSKDMLKHIMSFSKKGKVIMEVGPGLGHFALECVNAGLDYIGFEPNKYLREELLKKIINVIDAFVPPIPLEEKSCDIVYASMILEHLPTYNEASRFAFEISRVLREDGHLCLVVPNYLTSKEFFFEMDYTHSFVTTKRRVANLLDDNGITVVNVQHVIGWFWVKSGFFHHILRHLVNTIMVPVHFGFTTWLFEYLGQGNLLWKIRKTFFESLIIVAQKKKLKN, via the coding sequence ATGTTACAAAAAATGTCAACAGAAAATACAGTATCCTCACTTGGAGAAACATCAGGTATGTACCTAAGGATAAAGAATAAATATAGTAAAGATATGCTTAAACATATAATGTCTTTCTCCAAAAAAGGGAAGGTTATTATGGAGGTTGGGCCTGGATTAGGTCACTTTGCGTTGGAATGTGTTAATGCCGGGTTGGACTATATTGGTTTTGAACCCAATAAATATTTGAGAGAAGAACTTCTGAAGAAAATAATAAATGTAATTGATGCTTTTGTTCCCCCTATTCCACTGGAAGAAAAGAGCTGTGATATTGTATATGCCAGTATGATTCTTGAACATTTGCCTACATATAACGAAGCATCTCGTTTCGCTTTTGAAATCTCACGGGTGCTTAGAGAAGATGGCCATCTTTGCCTTGTTGTTCCTAACTACTTAACATCCAAAGAGTTTTTTTTTGAAATGGATTACACTCATAGTTTTGTGACAACAAAACGTAGAGTAGCTAATTTATTGGATGATAATGGGATAACAGTTGTAAATGTGCAACACGTGATTGGATGGTTCTGGGTGAAGTCAGGATTTTTTCATCACATTCTAAGACACCTTGTTAATACTATTATGGTTCCTGTTCATTTTGGCTTTACAACATGGTTGTTTGAATATTTGGGACAGGGAAATCTTTTGTGGAAAATACGTAAAACATTCTTTGAATCTTTGATTATTGTAGCACAAAAAAAGAAGCTTAAAAATTGA
- a CDS encoding flippase — protein sequence MADSKHKYDFVNNTFFSSIAEFSAVFLYIFSVLVARILGPEDYGIFVFALSFGTIYALFIRFDFLSYLVREIPLDVGNGIEKFLRVIGTQVWLMLFSTSAMIVICLLLPKTTENKIIIFLVSIAMLFHAFKWSFRGVLRGFDHFRLDSLIVLNERCMLLGVAVLAFYHSWTLFAIALAFVLVRFIDFTISLSVVWRKIAAPKCNLSIKPFISTLKGAWPFAVMMLLFMIYNYCDTIMISLMRSDKEVGYYNVAYQVIEGSQLFPSSVTGGLLPLLTINYGINATEYINSLLNFSIEIMFYMAFPLAMFCSVYASGIVNLLYGGAYLPAVPALQVMIWSVIVFFLSVIARCAFYAAKAEKTYALIFGSSVMVNIVLNIPMINFWGFIGACVSTILTEVFVCIVLFIYLKKLSYQYNLLSRIWKPFLVNILLGVPLYFAYLNNIHVLFAGICFVLLYLLTIYFFKLITIGDIRKLRTAPVG from the coding sequence ATGGCAGATAGTAAGCATAAATACGACTTTGTAAACAACACTTTTTTTAGTTCAATTGCAGAGTTTAGCGCAGTTTTTTTATATATATTTTCGGTTCTAGTCGCCAGAATACTTGGCCCTGAGGATTATGGTATATTTGTTTTTGCATTGTCATTTGGAACCATTTATGCACTTTTTATTCGCTTTGATTTTCTCAGCTATTTAGTAAGAGAGATACCCTTAGACGTTGGTAATGGAATAGAAAAATTTCTCAGAGTAATAGGGACACAGGTATGGCTTATGCTCTTTTCTACCTCTGCAATGATAGTAATATGTTTGCTGTTACCAAAGACAACTGAAAATAAAATCATTATATTTCTTGTTTCTATTGCAATGTTGTTTCATGCATTTAAGTGGTCTTTTCGAGGAGTATTACGTGGGTTTGACCATTTTCGACTGGATTCATTGATTGTATTAAATGAGAGGTGTATGCTGTTGGGTGTTGCAGTCTTAGCTTTTTATCATTCATGGACTTTATTTGCAATTGCCTTAGCGTTTGTTTTGGTTCGTTTTATTGATTTTACCATTTCTTTGTCTGTTGTCTGGCGTAAAATCGCTGCACCCAAATGTAACCTCAGCATAAAACCGTTTATATCTACGCTTAAAGGGGCGTGGCCATTTGCAGTAATGATGCTGTTGTTTATGATTTATAACTATTGCGATACAATTATGATTTCGCTAATGCGTTCTGATAAGGAAGTAGGATATTATAATGTTGCTTATCAGGTCATAGAAGGCTCGCAGTTATTTCCAAGTTCAGTAACCGGCGGTCTGTTACCACTTCTCACTATTAATTATGGTATTAATGCAACAGAATATATAAACAGCTTGTTAAATTTTAGTATAGAAATAATGTTTTATATGGCGTTTCCTTTAGCGATGTTTTGTAGTGTATACGCCAGCGGAATTGTAAATCTACTGTATGGTGGTGCTTATCTTCCTGCGGTACCAGCTCTTCAAGTAATGATATGGAGTGTGATTGTCTTTTTCTTATCGGTAATTGCCCGTTGCGCGTTTTATGCTGCAAAAGCAGAGAAAACATATGCATTAATATTTGGCTCTTCGGTAATGGTTAACATAGTCTTAAATATTCCTATGATTAATTTCTGGGGTTTTATAGGTGCGTGTGTGAGTACTATTTTAACTGAGGTGTTTGTCTGTATCGTATTATTTATTTATTTGAAAAAACTTTCATATCAATATAATTTATTAAGTAGAATATGGAAGCCGTTTCTTGTAAACATATTATTGGGTGTGCCACTTTATTTTGCGTATTTAAATAATATCCATGTTTTATTTGCTGGTATTTGTTTTGTTTTGTTGTATCTGCTTACTATTTATTTCTTTAAATTAATTACTATTGGAGATATCCGTAAATTAAGAACTGCTCCGGTAGGGTGA
- a CDS encoding class I SAM-dependent methyltransferase, producing the protein MGEIHQQNYYKTSKEYLEVISAGHSETYNFYCDLIEKVTDKKYKILDIGCGTGTSTQIINSRFGNVVGVDVSHMFMNKTKAKDASLTFVAARAESVPFKDTSFDIVASNSFIEHVPDVEAVMRELVRITKQDGFLVFHGPNLISPITPLIKAFRKIIGQKTSPIFGMTIIGCFLQSLKNIQRIKQRKISEECLIEYREPDLSFHGDDSDATWFSNPQDIENILKKHGVRVVLCGCEHNWFRNFIVRRFPNVLGLSIIAQKVIR; encoded by the coding sequence ATGGGAGAAATACATCAACAAAATTACTATAAGACTTCAAAGGAATACCTTGAAGTTATCAGTGCTGGCCATAGTGAGACATACAACTTTTACTGTGATTTAATTGAAAAAGTTACTGATAAAAAATATAAAATACTGGATATAGGATGTGGTACAGGTACTTCAACACAAATAATAAACAGCCGATTTGGAAATGTTGTTGGAGTAGATGTAAGTCATATGTTTATGAACAAGACAAAAGCAAAAGATGCAAGTCTCACTTTTGTTGCTGCGCGCGCTGAGAGTGTACCTTTCAAAGATACTTCTTTTGATATTGTTGCATCGAATAGTTTTATTGAGCATGTACCAGATGTTGAAGCAGTAATGCGTGAATTAGTTCGTATAACTAAGCAAGATGGTTTTCTGGTTTTTCATGGACCGAATCTTATATCTCCGATAACACCACTAATAAAGGCCTTTCGTAAAATCATAGGACAAAAAACATCCCCCATTTTTGGCATGACAATAATTGGATGTTTTTTACAATCACTGAAAAACATTCAGAGAATCAAACAAAGAAAGATATCTGAAGAATGTTTAATTGAATACAGGGAACCTGATTTGAGTTTTCATGGAGACGATTCTGATGCTACCTGGTTTTCAAATCCACAAGACATAGAAAATATATTGAAAAAGCATGGAGTCAGGGTTGTTCTTTGCGGTTGTGAGCATAATTGGTTTCGAAATTTTATTGTGAGACGTTTTCCTAATGTCTTGGGGTTAAGCATTATAGCTCAAAAAGTTATAAGGTAA
- a CDS encoding PKD domain-containing protein, which yields MIKNLNYVFCLLVSFLVLLHTNNSNATQSQVTNFNFINIPTQAQSTGKVHRIENFNWQQAHLFGESFNIQGGILTLTQSIDDGALVMDVNNNNYADNEYYIRSTMKLGDAGSFTFAGLLAHADTGGTAHPETEGVALGIMKISGQYYFRFKQWTDGDIFGYAQGTPVLNSFDPDKWYTLELHVKPRGVNDTQFDGAIYLTNNQVNPTVADIGNGTPLANGSFTNLWDPECGQPDNSDPPQWNPTLQNFGIFQWYGTNHKFASAGIAKSQSDFLRPLIYLNDNDRVSVTGQSLAFKSSPMTENVSYYWNFGDGTNSTLANPSKTYNTPGIYNVTLTTTYTNGTFESEPLKVIVEPVSGTTSSVDSFESGIGSWQYVDTGLNGADFSQSEANYVNGKLENGTIQIEAFNYSPGWNQSGSNVMSDSIVKNAGGRWFKPLYVANDGSLTVGFDYKVLSVNINNNDRFKILVLDNDTVVKNIDFTGDQNTNFENADVQFNVSAGMHRIGLALWTEKLHTNGTVVDPDENSTIRRSNLLTHRFDHMDNNSKIQAWFDEVSINIDGVTTVLAQVGEVVTTYVIPSVFNSLNGLAWDGSQLWAVDYVESGSDGKAYRIDITAAQGGNAPAITRTHDLNILRIEGAAHDGANSLYIGPRVDGSRASAKIIEINDTTGLQGSSYTDFLWPDGQTHGDYFDPDGIAHDGTNIYWVVNGDHSGLSKAGVQMMDSNGTVLKRFWLPDKKPNDVTCAGGFLIYKPANNNVIKLIKIDSSPNGGDADVNQIIPIIGASITGHWGAAHDGTNYLYLSQDPPGGLIWKIYLPIVGSTDNTPPTTPLGLTGVSQSESEINLTWQAASDPESGVIYYSIYRNGTNIGKSTTSSFTDTGLSSGTTYSYKISAVNGAGLESDISLTVSETTFTGTTPPSTNQNLIGHWKLDDSNSTVAIDSSVNSNNATLVNGPIWTVGKIGGALDFDGTNDFLEVPHSINYLIENGTLSFWFNAKDVTNQGLCSKDSRDFDTGGHFTIMIDSNSTVVVRFQSKSATFTIKSALVVANNWYHVIFTFGNDGMKLYLDGQEEASNPYTGGLGITSGGSGNFEPIVLGAASWSSNDLVATPISIPFNGKIDDLRIYDRALTADEVQVLFNGSTIDTIPPSPPLRVRTTP from the coding sequence ATGATTAAAAACCTCAATTATGTTTTTTGTCTTTTGGTAAGTTTTCTGGTTTTGCTTCATACTAATAATTCTAACGCAACCCAATCTCAAGTAACAAACTTTAATTTTATTAACATACCCACGCAAGCTCAAAGTACCGGTAAGGTTCACCGTATTGAAAATTTTAACTGGCAGCAGGCGCATTTATTTGGAGAGTCATTCAATATCCAAGGCGGAATTTTGACTCTTACTCAAAGCATTGATGATGGGGCATTAGTTATGGATGTAAACAATAATAATTATGCTGATAATGAATATTATATTCGGTCAACAATGAAATTAGGCGACGCTGGTAGCTTTACCTTTGCTGGACTTTTGGCGCATGCTGATACAGGTGGAACAGCACATCCGGAAACAGAGGGTGTTGCTTTGGGGATAATGAAAATCTCCGGTCAATACTATTTTAGATTTAAGCAATGGACAGATGGCGATATTTTTGGCTATGCTCAGGGGACTCCTGTACTTAATAGCTTTGATCCAGACAAATGGTATACCTTAGAGTTGCATGTTAAGCCTCGGGGTGTAAACGATACTCAGTTTGATGGGGCTATTTATCTTACGAATAATCAGGTAAACCCTACCGTTGCAGATATTGGTAACGGCACCCCCTTGGCCAATGGAAGTTTTACTAACTTATGGGATCCTGAATGCGGGCAACCAGATAATTCCGATCCGCCTCAGTGGAATCCTACACTACAGAATTTTGGAATATTTCAGTGGTATGGAACAAATCATAAGTTTGCTTCTGCAGGTATTGCCAAAAGCCAGAGCGATTTTTTACGTCCACTTATTTATCTTAATGATAATGACCGAGTTTCGGTAACTGGCCAATCTCTTGCTTTTAAATCAAGTCCCATGACGGAAAATGTAAGTTATTATTGGAATTTTGGCGACGGTACAAATTCAACTTTAGCAAATCCTTCTAAAACGTATAATACACCCGGTATTTATAATGTAACGCTTACCACTACTTATACAAATGGTACTTTCGAGAGTGAGCCGTTAAAGGTTATTGTAGAACCTGTGAGCGGTACAACAAGTAGTGTCGATTCATTTGAATCAGGCATAGGCAGTTGGCAGTATGTAGACACGGGCCTAAACGGTGCAGATTTTTCACAATCTGAAGCTAATTATGTAAACGGCAAACTTGAAAATGGAACTATTCAGATTGAGGCTTTTAATTATTCTCCGGGTTGGAATCAAAGTGGATCAAATGTGATGTCAGATTCAATTGTTAAAAATGCAGGCGGCCGGTGGTTTAAACCTTTATATGTAGCTAACGATGGTTCGCTGACAGTAGGCTTTGATTACAAGGTGTTATCCGTGAATATTAACAATAATGACAGATTTAAAATATTAGTTCTTGATAATGATACAGTGGTCAAAAACATCGATTTTACAGGGGATCAGAATACTAATTTTGAAAATGCGGATGTTCAATTCAATGTTTCTGCTGGAATGCATCGCATTGGTCTGGCCCTATGGACTGAAAAGTTACATACGAACGGCACGGTAGTTGATCCGGATGAAAACAGTACTATTCGCCGCAGTAATCTATTAACTCATCGTTTTGATCACATGGACAATAACAGCAAGATTCAAGCTTGGTTTGATGAGGTTTCAATAAATATAGATGGTGTAACTACTGTACTTGCGCAAGTCGGTGAGGTCGTCACTACCTATGTGATTCCTTCTGTGTTTAATAGCTTGAATGGACTGGCATGGGATGGTTCACAGTTATGGGCAGTTGATTATGTGGAGAGTGGTTCTGACGGAAAGGCTTATCGCATAGATATAACAGCCGCTCAAGGCGGTAACGCTCCTGCAATTACAAGAACTCATGATCTTAATATACTGAGGATTGAAGGTGCAGCCCATGACGGAGCTAATAGTTTATATATAGGCCCACGTGTAGATGGCAGTAGAGCAAGCGCTAAAATCATTGAAATAAATGACACAACAGGATTGCAGGGGAGTTCTTACACAGATTTTCTTTGGCCGGACGGACAAACACATGGCGATTACTTTGATCCTGATGGTATTGCCCATGACGGTACAAATATCTACTGGGTTGTAAATGGCGATCATTCTGGATTATCAAAAGCAGGCGTTCAAATGATGGACAGCAACGGAACAGTTTTGAAACGTTTTTGGTTGCCTGATAAGAAACCTAACGATGTAACTTGCGCAGGTGGGTTTTTGATATATAAACCTGCAAATAATAACGTTATTAAATTAATTAAAATTGATTCTAGTCCAAATGGTGGTGATGCAGATGTGAATCAAATTATTCCAATAATAGGTGCATCCATTACAGGTCATTGGGGCGCAGCACATGATGGTACTAATTATTTGTACTTATCACAGGATCCTCCAGGAGGTTTAATTTGGAAAATATATCTTCCAATTGTAGGTAGTACTGATAATACTCCTCCCACAACCCCGCTGGGTCTCACTGGAGTTAGCCAAAGTGAGTCAGAGATTAATCTCACATGGCAAGCTGCAAGTGACCCTGAATCTGGTGTTATTTATTATAGTATTTATAGAAATGGTACTAATATTGGAAAATCTACAACAAGCTCATTCACAGATACAGGACTTAGTTCCGGAACAACATATAGTTATAAAATTTCAGCAGTTAATGGAGCTGGTTTGGAATCAGATATAAGCCTTACAGTTTCAGAAACTACTTTTACTGGTACTACACCTCCTTCAACCAACCAGAATTTAATCGGACATTGGAAGTTGGATGATAGCAATAGCACAGTTGCCATTGATTCTTCAGTTAACAGTAACAATGCTACTTTGGTAAATGGACCAATTTGGACAGTTGGAAAGATCGGAGGAGCGTTGGATTTTGATGGGACGAATGACTTCTTAGAGGTACCTCATTCGATCAATTATTTGATAGAAAATGGAACTCTGTCTTTTTGGTTCAACGCCAAGGATGTCACAAATCAAGGTCTCTGTTCAAAGGATTCAAGAGATTTCGATACTGGAGGGCATTTTACGATTATGATTGATTCAAATTCGACTGTAGTTGTTCGCTTTCAAAGTAAGTCAGCTACTTTTACAATCAAAAGTGCTTTGGTGGTAGCTAATAATTGGTATCATGTTATATTTACATTTGGGAATGATGGGATGAAGCTCTACCTGGATGGTCAGGAAGAAGCATCAAACCCTTATACTGGAGGATTAGGAATTACATCAGGGGGAAGTGGTAACTTCGAACCAATCGTTTTAGGGGCTGCAAGCTGGAGTAGTAACGATCTCGTTGCGACACCGATTTCAATTCCTTTTAACGGTAAAATTGATGACCTGCGTATTTACGATCGAGCACTCACCGCGGACGAAGTCCAGGTTCTTTTTAATGGAAGCACTATAGACACAATTCCACCTTCCCCTCCCTTGAGAGTAAGAACAACTCCTTGA
- a CDS encoding polysaccharide deacetylase family protein gives MKYSTKNNIKLALPELIALVKNNLPDFVLKNSAKVENQIIVFSMHTPDPVLFDRQMRFLAENGYHTVNTEEFHRYLLHGVPPKCLMLTFDDCRASLWTTVFSILKKYNLKGIAYLSPYFITKESGENAQYHTGQNHAFCLGIDNSSYPFSAWKEISEMHNSGIIDFQGHTYFHELIFTSPKIKYFIEPGYNWGFHNFVYPVVSQKGLNNYNRQLPLGTPIYEMDLRMSGKLRYYDDEDLREHCVGYVRKNGGEYFFKRKKWKKQLLLVAKKYRDLKGDKGYFEKHKDMKSYLLEDFINTRKTIESRLVGKKITSMCFPWEVGSDIAIEAAKEAGYKSCVWGIIPGRKTNRAGDDPYHVCRLSSDFIFRLPGKGRISFAKLIINKVIKRLNIFNKH, from the coding sequence TTGAAGTATAGTACAAAGAATAATATAAAACTTGCTTTGCCTGAGCTTATTGCATTAGTGAAGAACAATCTTCCGGATTTTGTTCTGAAAAACAGTGCAAAGGTTGAGAACCAGATTATTGTGTTTTCGATGCATACACCGGATCCCGTACTATTTGACAGGCAAATGCGATTTCTGGCGGAAAATGGTTACCACACTGTTAATACGGAAGAGTTTCACAGGTACCTTCTTCATGGTGTACCTCCGAAATGTTTAATGTTAACTTTTGATGACTGTAGAGCCAGCTTGTGGACAACGGTTTTTTCTATCCTTAAAAAGTATAACTTGAAGGGCATTGCCTATCTGTCACCATATTTTATTACAAAAGAGAGTGGGGAAAATGCTCAATATCATACCGGTCAAAATCATGCATTTTGCCTGGGTATTGACAACTCTTCCTATCCTTTCTCAGCATGGAAAGAAATATCGGAAATGCACAACTCCGGCATTATAGACTTTCAGGGGCATACTTATTTTCATGAGCTGATTTTTACTTCACCTAAAATAAAATATTTTATTGAACCGGGTTATAACTGGGGGTTTCATAATTTTGTCTATCCGGTTGTTTCACAAAAAGGGTTAAATAATTATAACAGGCAGTTACCCCTTGGAACGCCAATCTATGAGATGGATTTGAGAATGAGTGGAAAACTTCGTTATTATGATGATGAAGATTTGCGTGAACATTGTGTTGGTTATGTCAGAAAAAATGGTGGTGAATATTTTTTTAAAAGAAAAAAATGGAAAAAGCAATTATTATTGGTAGCGAAAAAGTATAGAGATTTGAAAGGTGACAAAGGGTATTTTGAAAAACATAAAGATATGAAATCTTATTTACTTGAAGATTTCATCAACACTCGCAAAACAATTGAAAGTCGACTGGTCGGAAAGAAAATTACAAGTATGTGTTTCCCATGGGAGGTTGGGAGTGATATTGCAATTGAAGCAGCTAAAGAAGCAGGTTATAAATCATGTGTATGGGGGATTATTCCTGGCAGAAAGACAAATCGTGCAGGCGATGATCCCTATCATGTTTGCAGGTTGTCAAGTGATTTTATTTTCAGGCTTCCCGGAAAGGGGAGAATTTCTTTTGCCAAACTTATTATCAACAAGGTGATTAAAAGATTGAATATTTTCAATAAACACTGA
- a CDS encoding radical SAM protein, which translates to MKKKLQTLFNIFRRGEKVVGLPMHIQVETTNACNLRCASCHRDILYPEPAIMRFETFKKVYDEIKSEKINVSGLGEPFLNNDIFKIIKYAKDQGSAVNCATNFTLVEGKIDQVFESGIDQLKVSIDASSKESFLKIRAKDMFEVLVNNIKTLNRIKNDRGTNKPAIRFNYALQNDNIDELCDTIELANSLNIKAMYIQYLEYIEREERKTRLVGNITLDKLKKTLMKADEITGKYGITTNINIWMRDLDIFWNKMLPSEQFIPNKRPCYFPWFTSWIDADGTVRPCPIIPWQRDVGHMGNIFQEPFKKIWNNDKYKELRAALARGERPTEPCRTCIPQGLSNIFHIGTKLLPN; encoded by the coding sequence TTGAAAAAAAAACTTCAGACATTGTTCAATATTTTTAGGCGAGGGGAAAAAGTTGTTGGCCTGCCAATGCATATCCAGGTTGAAACGACAAATGCCTGTAACTTGAGGTGTGCCTCATGTCATAGAGATATTTTATATCCTGAGCCTGCAATAATGAGATTTGAAACTTTTAAAAAAGTTTATGACGAAATAAAATCTGAAAAAATAAACGTTAGCGGCCTTGGTGAGCCTTTCTTAAATAATGATATTTTTAAAATAATTAAATATGCTAAGGATCAAGGATCAGCTGTTAATTGCGCTACAAATTTTACACTTGTTGAGGGAAAAATTGATCAGGTATTTGAATCAGGTATTGATCAGTTGAAGGTGTCAATTGATGCATCATCAAAAGAGTCTTTCTTGAAAATTAGAGCAAAAGATATGTTTGAAGTTTTGGTAAACAATATTAAAACTCTTAACAGAATAAAAAATGACCGAGGTACTAATAAACCAGCTATCCGCTTCAATTACGCTTTACAGAATGACAATATTGATGAATTATGTGATACGATTGAACTTGCAAATTCACTGAATATAAAAGCGATGTATATACAATATCTTGAGTATATAGAGAGGGAAGAGAGAAAGACCAGGCTTGTTGGTAACATAACTTTAGATAAACTAAAGAAAACGTTAATGAAAGCGGATGAAATAACCGGAAAATATGGAATAACAACTAATATTAACATATGGATGCGTGACTTAGATATTTTCTGGAATAAGATGCTGCCTTCTGAACAGTTTATCCCAAATAAAAGACCTTGCTATTTTCCCTGGTTTACATCCTGGATAGATGCTGATGGAACCGTTAGACCATGCCCGATTATTCCATGGCAAAGAGATGTTGGCCATATGGGGAATATTTTTCAGGAGCCTTTTAAAAAGATTTGGAATAACGACAAATATAAGGAATTAAGAGCTGCCCTTGCAAGAGGAGAAAGACCAACAGAACCTTGCAGGACTTGTATTCCTCAAGGCTTATCAAATATTTTTCATATAGGTACAAAATTACTTCCTAATTAA
- the asnB gene encoding asparagine synthase (glutamine-hydrolyzing), translating into MTDIMSHRGPDDRGFYRDNYVGLGHRRLSIIDLKTGHQPIFNEEESLVLVYNGEIYNFKELKNKLLESGHVFKTNTDSEVIVHLYEEYGKSCVDYLRGMFAFAIWDKKRKELFLARDRFGIKPLYYTELSSGEFIFASEIKSLLQNDKVVREVDIEAFDQYFTFRYVPENKTMFKNIFKLEPGHIVIIKNKKSEIERYWDIVFNDDESSISEDDIVEDITELLTDSIEKRLISDVPLGAYLSGGLDSSFMVGLMSKINSSPVETFSIGFDDEKLDESKYADIVANHFGTKHHQLIAKSNAVELIKKVIWHLDEPMADAATIPTYMMSELTKDYVKVILSGEGADEMFAGYDKYKILSIGHKYSSLIPPKIFSFLSFVQRKNIKVLRACDYLSSVKEPADAYLKLTSVFSQREKKLLYSDQTKKRLVNFNSSFEIVKKYITKNDDFLNNLLYLDIKTWLPNDVLLKNDKMTMANSIEARVPFLDHIFAEKMAEIPVSMKLKGLTDKYILRKAMLPVVPEAIVKRKKHGFTVPIQRWMEGDLMDFSRNVLSKKNIEEKGFFNYKFVESIVNKNHNNAFYRRQFWAILTFELWHQIFIEGKI; encoded by the coding sequence ATGACTGACATAATGTCTCATCGCGGTCCTGATGATCGTGGATTTTATAGAGATAATTATGTTGGACTCGGACACCGAAGGCTGAGTATTATTGATTTAAAGACAGGGCATCAGCCCATTTTTAATGAAGAAGAGTCTTTAGTGCTTGTTTATAATGGGGAGATTTATAACTTTAAAGAATTAAAAAATAAGCTCCTCGAATCTGGACATGTATTTAAAACAAATACTGACTCAGAAGTAATTGTTCATCTGTATGAAGAATACGGAAAAAGCTGTGTTGATTATCTAAGGGGCATGTTCGCGTTCGCTATTTGGGATAAGAAAAGAAAGGAGCTATTCTTAGCAAGAGACCGGTTCGGCATAAAGCCGCTATATTATACAGAGTTGTCATCGGGAGAATTTATATTTGCTTCAGAAATTAAGTCTTTGTTACAGAATGATAAAGTAGTTAGAGAGGTAGACATTGAGGCTTTTGATCAATACTTTACGTTTAGATATGTTCCTGAAAATAAGACTATGTTTAAAAATATATTTAAGCTTGAACCAGGGCATATAGTAATCATAAAAAATAAAAAGTCTGAAATTGAGCGGTATTGGGATATAGTGTTTAATGACGACGAATCTTCAATAAGCGAGGATGATATTGTTGAAGACATTACAGAGTTACTAACAGATTCCATAGAGAAAAGATTAATCAGTGATGTTCCCCTAGGGGCTTACTTATCCGGGGGTTTAGATTCCAGCTTTATGGTAGGCTTAATGAGTAAAATAAACAGTTCTCCTGTTGAGACTTTTTCAATAGGTTTTGATGATGAAAAACTTGATGAATCAAAATATGCAGATATTGTTGCGAATCATTTTGGAACTAAACATCACCAATTAATTGCAAAGTCTAATGCTGTAGAGTTAATAAAGAAAGTTATCTGGCATCTGGATGAGCCCATGGCAGATGCAGCGACTATTCCCACTTATATGATGTCGGAGTTGACAAAAGATTATGTGAAGGTTATTTTAAGTGGTGAAGGGGCAGACGAAATGTTTGCAGGATATGATAAATATAAAATCCTCTCAATTGGCCATAAATACTCTTCGTTGATACCACCGAAGATTTTTTCTTTTCTTTCTTTTGTACAGCGGAAAAATATTAAAGTTTTAAGGGCTTGCGACTATTTGAGTAGTGTTAAGGAACCAGCTGACGCATATTTAAAGTTAACTTCTGTATTTTCGCAGCGAGAGAAAAAATTATTATATTCTGATCAAACTAAGAAAAGGCTTGTGAATTTTAACAGCTCTTTTGAAATTGTAAAAAAATATATAACTAAAAATGATGATTTTTTAAATAACCTGCTTTACCTTGATATTAAAACGTGGCTGCCTAATGATGTGCTGTTAAAAAATGATAAGATGACAATGGCTAATTCGATTGAAGCAAGAGTTCCGTTTTTAGATCATATTTTTGCTGAAAAGATGGCTGAAATCCCTGTTTCAATGAAATTAAAGGGTTTGACTGATAAATATATTTTAAGGAAAGCAATGCTGCCGGTTGTTCCAGAAGCAATTGTCAAAAGGAAAAAACATGGTTTTACTGTGCCTATTCAGAGGTGGATGGAAGGGGACTTAATGGATTTTAGTAGGAACGTTCTGTCAAAAAAGAATATAGAAGAAAAAGGATTCTTTAATTATAAATTTGTAGAATCAATAGTAAACAAAAACCACAATAATGCATTTTACAGGAGACAGTTCTGGGCGATTCTCACTTTTGAACTTTGGCATCAAATTTTTATAGAAGGTAAAATTTGA